DNA sequence from the Malus sylvestris chromosome 10, drMalSylv7.2, whole genome shotgun sequence genome:
CTTTTTGTGCAGATTTTTGTGTTGCGATATTATGCAAGACAAACTCTTTCGTTGAGGTGGAGAGCTTGGATGACAAAACATTACATGGACCGTTACCTAAGCAACCAAGCCTTTTATAAAATTCAATCCCAATCAATCATTGATAATCCAGATCAGCGCATTGTTGATGATATAAGTTCGTTCACAGAAACTGCCCTATCCTTCTCCTTAACACTTCTCAATGCTGTGGTAGATCTCATCTCGTTCAGTAACATCTTATTCAGTATCTATCCTCCGCTGTTTGCTGTTCTATTTGTATATTCAATTGGTGGAACAGCTATAAGTATCTATCTTGGAAAGGTAACTTTACCTCCGTTTAACCAAAAAGTCTTTCCCATGCTGTATGCAATTGGAACTCAGTTTAATGAAAACATTGTATCCGTTTTTTCAGGATTTGGTTTCTTTAAACTTCATGCAAGAGAAAAAGGAAGCTGATTTTCGTTATGGACTTGTGCGCGTTAGAGAAAATGCTGAATCCATTGCTTTCTATAGTGGTGAAGCAAATGAAATGCAACTTTTGCTACAACGCTTCACAAGTGCTTTCAAAAATATGAGTGTATGAATAAATATATCGTTTCTGTTTTCACTTCTCTACATGCAGTCATTAGCCTTTACACTGAAGACTCCTTTTTCTctcacaaatttaattttacgCAATATTGTTGTGTGTGTAGTGTACTCACTTTAAACAACAGGATCTACTTTAAATACACTTGGATTGAGTTATGGCAGATGTGCTGGTGTCATTGGATCGATTAGTGATGCTAAGTAACTTCAACATCCACTAAAAAATTCTGTTTTTTTAaatgtaatttaatttgtaaGAAATATGACGATGCCAAACATGTAAGGGCTCTCATGATCCTTATTCAAGAGGCAAGAAAGATGACGATGCCAAACATGTGTTACTTAACAtcaataatttaatttgtaagcATACGTGTGATTTCTTTATGTTATATACATGTATCTAATCTGATAAGTATCATGTTCCAGTTTTCAAAATTGAGATATTTTGACTTCAGTGCCTAGGTTTTGATCTCTGTTGATGTCACTGTGATATCTGTGGCTCATTCAAGAGACTGAGCTGCATCATTAGCCTCAGAACTACACAGTTATGCTTAGGACTTGCtgttatttttaatttacttttggtACACATGCCTGCGAGGTTTGATCTAGAGCATGATCTGTTtacatttaatatatttactgatttaataatatatttacTGATTTAAAATTACTATGCATGTAGATTGTTATGCCATGCACATCCAATTGATTGTGTTTTAACTCATATTCCAACCTTGCAGAAATTGTTGATATGTTCAAGAAATCTCGAGGTTTTCACCAGTGGATACAGCTATCTTATTCATATTCTTCCCGCTGCTGTTGTTGCCCCTATGTATTTCTCAGGCAAAATTGAGATGGGTGTCATTGATCAGTCAACATCTGCTTTCAGTCATATTCTTGGAGACTTCTCCCTTATTGTCTACAGAATGGAGACTATCAGTGCATTTGCAGCTGTAATTGATCGACTTGGTATTGTCTCTGTATCTTTATCTATATATCTGCTATAACGAGGATCTGTTGCATAACTTTGGCTTGACCAGATAGAACTTCATAAGGAAGCTGTCTAATTTGCGTGATAGAACGGGGTCTTAAAATTGAACGAATATGGATTAGAGTCTCACTAGAAAGACATTGACAAAATAATGACACGTTTTCTTatccatattttaatttctaTTCATGGTTTTGCCTTCCTAGATTCAGACAGATAGTTACAGACATCATTTGCCCACATTGTATAACTTTTTGTACAATGTCATTTGAATCCATCTTCAATAATATTTGTTATGACTAGGGATGCAAAAACTACTAGAATGTGACCAAAATTTCAACTCAACTTTTCTACTCTTCACCATAGCTTTTATGTTGAACTTAGCacttttttaaaacaaatcttTTATCCTTGAAGTTTTGAGGTTAACTCTTCAAGTTAATTAGATTTATTCAATCGTTTacaaattcataaaaatatgTACCATGTCATTCTGTCTGACCCtgttaataaatttacttatgaTGTCCAATATGGCAATGCTTTCTCTTCTGGCTCCGCACAACGAGATCTTTAATGGTGTAGATGTGTTTTGACTTTAAATACTTATTTGCCTAGTGATATCTGAAACATACAGGTGAATTTGATGATCTATTGGATAGCAGCAACTCAGAACGTCATTCTGACCCCTCAGAAGGGATAAGTTTGATACATAGTAACGTCAAAAGCTTACCAGAACCGGAGTCAAATGGAACCATTCCCATAGAAAAGCAACAAAAGTTAGTGGATATAGAGCACTTGACTGTGGAGACTCCAAGTGGTACTGCATTGGTTAGGAATTTATCGTTGGTAATCAACAAGAATGAGCATTTATTGGTAAGTAACTCCACTGTTCTACTGAATTTATCGTTAGTTAATATATCTTTTCGGGGAGCTGAAGACCATTTCCCGTACATGACCAATTGAACAGGTAACAGGACCAAGTGGGAGCGGTAAAACATCTTTGTTAAGAGCTATGTCTGGTCTTTTTAGTACTGGAAAAGGAAAAATCATATTCCATGTGAACTACGGAGAAGACAACCAAGCATCCATTTCTTCTGGTGTAGTAGATCTTGAGGTAGATACTGGTAGTGATAAATATGGGGAACTTCGGAGGCCCTCAAATAGGAATTATAAAGGCATATTTTTCCTTCCTCAAAGACCATATATGGTATTGGGAACACTTCGCCAACAGTTGCTTTATCCTACATGGGCTGAGGATGCAATTTCCACAGCGGACGGTACTAAACCAACTGGTATGTACTTCAACTCCTTTTGCCACATGGTACTCTGCTGACTGCTGAGGAAGCTATAATCAACTGTGACAATTGTTTTGTAATTCTTGCAGGGTCACTTCCTTTCTTGACGCAGGCACCAAATTCGAAACATACGAGTGAAAAGCCTAGTAAGCCCACAACGGAGGACCTGATACAGGTTTTGGAGGATGTCCGACTTGGCTATATATTATCCCGATTCAGCAGTTTGGATACTTCATATGAATGGTCTAGTGCTCTCTCCCTTGGAGAGCAGCAACGCCTTGCATTTGCTCGTTTACTGCTTTCGAAACCACGATTGGTTCTACTGGATGAATCTACCAGTGCTTTAGATGAAGTCAATGAGGTATTACCACGCTCTTTCCTCAGACTTTCAAGATTCATTTGTTCTTCCTCGTCCTTCCCACATGTATTGGACTTATCAGGTCCAGAGCATCTTCAGGAATTGCCCCTAACGCATTTAGTCAAATTTCGCGCTATGCACACGAACACCTGGAATGAATAATCTAGTCTATAAACTGTTAACACGCATAAGCTAATGAACTTGTTCCAAGTCTTTTTGAAGTGTTGGTTATGTACCACTCATTCGATATCATATGCACCTGATGCCCACCTGCTTCAATTTTTTTCCCATTGTTGAATCACTATGAAGAGAACATGATATAAGTTGTAATGATGATCTCCCGGTTGTGCTTCTGTTGGCAGGTTCATTTATATCAGCAGATTGAAAAGGCAGGCATAACATATATAAGCGTCGGTCACCGGCAAACTCTATACGACTTCCACAAGAAGAACTTACGGATCTCCACCGCGGAACCCAGTAGCGCCGAACCCAATTGGAGCATTGAATCCATCAATCGAGAAACATTATACAACTTATGAAACGTATAATTGCAGCTGCCTTTTCTTACATTAGGTCACTTGTTTGTTCTGTTTCTGTGGTGTGTTGCAAGTGTTTTCGGGTCCTTTGTCTCATAAGTAGTTTCTGCAAAACTTTCTAGGGTTTATATTATAAAACTTAGAACACTTAAGGTTTTCAGCTGAATTTGCCTATCCATATAATGATGGATTGCTTGTATTTATATCAGTTTACAAATTACAGAAGGGTTTTGAAAGAACCCCATTTACAAACACAGTTTGAATTTCAAATGATACAAAGCTATTATACTTAGCTAAGAAACATTCAAAAGAAACCTAGACCTAACAGACTTGTCCTTGGATAACAGTTGAACTTTAGAATATCCAACTGAAGAGTTGGAACTAGAGTTGGATGCTTGATAAGTCTGACTTGGTATAACATCCCCCCGCAAGCTGACTGGTCGAGCAACCACAGGAAGCTTGGACACTAAGAACTTGAAACTTGATGAAGACAGACCCTTTTATGAATAGGTCAGCAATCTGATCTTGGGAACAAATAAAATTTACCAAAAGCTCTCCACGGACCACTTTCTCCCTGACATAGTGATAATCCACTACTAAATGTTTCGTGCGCGAGTAGAACACCGGGTTAGAAGCTAAGGCTATGGAGGAAACATTATCACACCATATTTGAGGCCTGAGAAGATTTAAATGTAGGTCTCTGAACAATGAACGAAACCAAGATAACTCAGCG
Encoded proteins:
- the LOC126586552 gene encoding ABC transporter D family member 2, chloroplastic-like: MEKMIIQVQQTYSVSLCSSSAYNSANSRRCRLIGVRVSDGVERGATMSYANWLLFPRFPSLSTVSTTSRSSSNWMMRRRESSNDVESSSSSSRSSGRCAAASGSAPPPPVPPDTEKQREVPELPTLLRRFWKVAAPYWSSSDKVQARIQLAVVFALTLATTGISVGFSFLGRDFYNALANKNQEQFTKQLLYYLGAFAVGIPIFVLRYYARQTLSLRWRAWMTKHYMDRYLSNQAFYKIQSQSIIDNPDQRIVDDISSFTETALSFSLTLLNAVVDLISFSNILFSIYPPLFAVLFVYSIGGTAISIYLGKDLVSLNFMQEKKEADFRYGLVRVRENAESIAFYSGEANEMQLLLQRFTSAFKNMSKLLICSRNLEVFTSGYSYLIHILPAAVVAPMYFSGKIEMGVIDQSTSAFSHILGDFSLIVYRMETISAFAAVIDRLGEFDDLLDSSNSERHSDPSEGISLIHSNVKSLPEPESNGTIPIEKQQKLVDIEHLTVETPSGTALVRNLSLVINKNEHLLVTGPSGSGKTSLLRAMSGLFSTGKGKIIFHVNYGEDNQASISSGVVDLEVDTGSDKYGELRRPSNRNYKGIFFLPQRPYMVLGTLRQQLLYPTWAEDAISTADGTKPTGSLPFLTQAPNSKHTSEKPSKPTTEDLIQVLEDVRLGYILSRFSSLDTSYEWSSALSLGEQQRLAFARLLLSKPRLVLLDESTSALDEVNEVHLYQQIEKAGITYISVGHRQTLYDFHKKNLRISTAEPSSAEPNWSIESINRETLYNL